A region of Plantactinospora sp. BC1 DNA encodes the following proteins:
- a CDS encoding O-methyltransferase, with the protein MPTKSIPLTDDLHAYVLAHGSPPDALVRELIDETVSLLPADAGMQIAPDQAGLLTFLTRLVNARQAVEVGTFTGLSSLAIARGLPADGRLTCFDISEEYTAVARRYWARAGVDDRIELRIGPAAETLRSLPSEPHLDFAFVDADKTGYPTYWAELVPRMRTGGLLVVDNVLRGGRVLAPETVADRAIADFNEAVLADERVDLVMLPIADGLTLARRR; encoded by the coding sequence GTGCCGACGAAGTCGATCCCGCTCACCGATGACCTCCACGCGTACGTCCTGGCGCACGGCTCACCGCCGGACGCCCTCGTCCGAGAGCTGATCGACGAGACGGTCTCCCTGTTGCCGGCCGACGCCGGGATGCAGATCGCTCCGGACCAAGCCGGGCTGCTCACCTTTCTGACCAGGCTGGTGAACGCCCGGCAGGCGGTCGAGGTCGGCACATTCACCGGGCTCTCCTCGTTGGCGATCGCCCGTGGCCTTCCCGCCGACGGGCGGTTGACCTGCTTCGACATCTCCGAGGAGTACACGGCGGTCGCCCGCCGGTACTGGGCGCGGGCCGGGGTCGACGACCGGATCGAGCTGCGGATCGGCCCGGCCGCCGAGACGCTACGGTCCCTCCCCTCCGAGCCACACCTCGATTTTGCCTTCGTCGACGCCGACAAGACGGGCTACCCGACCTACTGGGCCGAGTTGGTGCCGAGGATGCGTACCGGTGGGCTGCTCGTGGTGGACAACGTGCTGCGGGGCGGCCGGGTCCTCGCCCCGGAGACCGTGGCCGACCGGGCGATCGCCGACTTCAACGAGGCGGTACTCGCCGACGAGCGGGTCGACCTGGTGATGCTGCCGATCGCCGACGGCCTCACCCTGGCCCGCCGCCGCTGA
- a CDS encoding nucleoside triphosphate pyrophosphatase, which translates to MRTENRLRLVLASASPARRKLLQAAGIEPEVLVSGVDESQVDPSTPEALSLTLAQMKARTVAERFGADLTDSNVTTTGSGASAGSGSGAGTDSGSSAESRRQPDHNLRTLVLGCDSVLAFDGEILGKPADADEATRRWQAMRGKSGVLHTGHCLIDLSTGREVARVAATGVYFAEVTDDEIAAYVATGEPLQVAGAFTIDGLGGPFVDRVDGDPGAVIGLSLPLFRNLLGELDLRITDLWTDRAAPNGAGFGTETTAADDPH; encoded by the coding sequence GTGCGAACGGAAAATCGGCTGCGGCTGGTGCTCGCCTCCGCGAGCCCGGCCCGACGCAAGCTCCTACAGGCCGCTGGCATCGAGCCGGAGGTGCTGGTCAGCGGGGTCGACGAGTCACAGGTGGACCCGTCGACCCCCGAAGCGCTGAGTCTCACGCTGGCCCAGATGAAGGCCCGAACCGTCGCCGAGCGATTCGGCGCGGACCTGACCGACAGCAATGTCACCACCACGGGCAGCGGCGCCAGCGCGGGCAGCGGCAGTGGCGCCGGCACCGACAGCGGCAGCAGCGCCGAGAGCCGGAGGCAGCCCGACCACAACCTCCGTACGCTCGTCCTCGGCTGTGATTCTGTGCTCGCCTTCGACGGGGAGATTCTCGGCAAGCCGGCCGACGCGGACGAGGCGACCCGTCGCTGGCAGGCGATGCGGGGCAAGAGCGGCGTGCTGCACACCGGGCACTGCCTGATCGACCTGTCGACCGGGCGCGAGGTGGCCCGGGTCGCCGCCACCGGCGTCTACTTCGCCGAGGTCACCGATGACGAGATCGCCGCGTACGTCGCGACGGGCGAGCCGTTGCAGGTGGCGGGCGCGTTCACCATCGACGGGCTGGGCGGTCCGTTCGTCGACCGGGTGGACGGCGATCCTGGGGCGGTGATCGGGCTCTCCCTGCCGCTGTTCCGCAACCTGCTCGGCGAACTCGACCTGCGGATCACCGACCTCTGGACTGACCGGGCAGCCCCGAACGGTGCCGGCTTCGGGACGGAGACGACAGCGGCGGACGACCCACACTGA
- the mycP gene encoding type VII secretion-associated serine protease mycosin produces MALLCATAVAVLPAAPARADQVRNNQWHLKYLKIADAHEISQGERVTIAVIDTGVDPHPDLRNNLLSGTVAYSGGTGDGREDGDPGGHGTSMAGLIAAHGRGPNGVLGVAPKAKIIPIRDSKSKSGGDPDDTAKAIEWAISKKVDVINISAVMSSSSRLREAIEAALQADIVVVASAGNRPGHILVGFPAAFEGVVAVGATDRKGNYSTTSVTGKKVVLAAPGIDIHSTAKGGRYSKTSGTSDSAAIVSGAAALVRSKFPDLSAEEVVHRLTATADDKGTPGRDEEYGYGVLNLVKALTADVPPLEGSANPSASAAPSPTQTQPADNAAPEPENKSNAGSTILIGVLIALVVLGLLVTLLVVLLLRRRQPRL; encoded by the coding sequence GTGGCGCTCTTGTGCGCCACGGCCGTCGCCGTCTTGCCGGCCGCCCCAGCACGCGCCGATCAGGTACGCAACAATCAATGGCACCTCAAATATCTCAAAATCGCTGATGCGCACGAGATAAGCCAAGGCGAGAGGGTCACCATCGCCGTAATCGACACCGGTGTTGATCCTCACCCCGACCTTCGCAACAATCTCTTATCCGGCACCGTCGCATATTCAGGGGGAACGGGCGACGGCCGCGAGGATGGTGACCCAGGCGGACACGGAACAAGCATGGCCGGGCTCATAGCAGCCCATGGGAGAGGCCCAAATGGTGTTCTAGGCGTTGCTCCGAAGGCCAAGATTATCCCGATCCGTGACTCGAAGAGCAAGAGCGGGGGCGACCCCGACGATACGGCGAAGGCGATAGAGTGGGCAATTTCTAAGAAAGTGGATGTAATTAACATCTCTGCCGTCATGTCATCGTCGTCGAGGCTCCGTGAAGCAATCGAGGCTGCTCTCCAGGCGGACATTGTCGTCGTAGCATCGGCTGGGAATCGCCCGGGACATATACTCGTTGGATTTCCTGCCGCCTTCGAAGGAGTCGTTGCGGTCGGCGCCACTGATCGCAAAGGCAACTACTCGACCACGTCGGTCACTGGCAAAAAGGTAGTCCTTGCCGCGCCGGGCATTGATATTCACAGCACTGCCAAAGGTGGCAGGTATAGCAAAACCTCAGGCACGTCTGACTCTGCTGCTATCGTCTCGGGGGCGGCTGCGCTCGTACGGAGCAAGTTTCCGGATCTGTCCGCTGAGGAAGTCGTACATCGGCTCACCGCTACCGCCGACGACAAGGGAACGCCGGGACGCGACGAGGAGTACGGGTACGGCGTACTGAACCTGGTCAAGGCGCTGACGGCCGACGTACCTCCCTTGGAGGGAAGTGCCAACCCGAGCGCTAGCGCCGCGCCCAGCCCCACCCAGACGCAGCCTGCTGACAACGCCGCTCCAGAGCCGGAGAACAAGTCGAACGCCGGCTCGACGATCCTGATCGGTGTCCTGATAGCGCTTGTCGTACTCGGTCTGTTGGTGACCCTGCTGGTGGTGCTCCTGCTACGGCGACGGCAGCCACGCCTCTGA
- a CDS encoding acyl-CoA carboxylase subunit epsilon, whose translation MTDEEPLLRVVRGTPTPEELAALVGAIFLRPRPTTSARPAAVSTWAQSGRPGTVSRSGMPAHTGGDAWRVSGLPH comes from the coding sequence ATGACCGACGAAGAACCGCTGCTCCGGGTGGTCCGAGGTACCCCCACCCCGGAGGAGTTGGCCGCCCTGGTCGGGGCGATCTTCCTCCGTCCACGACCGACCACATCGGCCCGACCCGCCGCCGTGTCGACCTGGGCACAGAGCGGTCGCCCCGGTACGGTGTCCCGGTCCGGCATGCCGGCCCACACCGGTGGTGACGCCTGGCGGGTCTCCGGCCTTCCTCACTGA
- a CDS encoding serine/threonine-protein kinase gives MSSAPPQLIADRYRLVEPLGQGGMGRVWKARDEVLHRDVAIKELVPPPGLTEDERREMRERSLREARAIARLNHANVVRVFDVLRTDGDPWIVMEYIPSRSLQDVLASDGPVSPTRAAEIGLGVLGALKSAHRAGVMHRDVKPGNVLLGDDGRVVLTDFGLATVPGDPNVTRTGLVLGSPAYIAPERAKDGTAGPEGDLWSLGATLYAAVEGQSPFARPSAIATLAALATEPPPVSRRAGPLKAVLAGLLRKDPTTRINAEVAERLLRRASGRRRNPGLSLLDGVRRPGPHGPREPGEPRTRIVPLPSPRQAPAAPPTAPPPAPATPPAAETTKLPASPPAAETTKLPAAPPAAETTKLPAPPAEKEPAAEAPAAEVSEEPASSDSARPPAEPTVVVVPGQSADEVEAKSEPAPTAVQPKAETSSSEQSPADHQADQAARQADQAAQPENLVAQPAGRAAVPTSRDEEYGDRRGPLAAVAAGNRRMWLLGGLVVLLLLALVVIVPLTRDGESGSEDRNPSSGSAPTSQPPGTPSADPTSAPPEPTPAATTAQPAQPPVTPTGQAAPQLPAGWKLHQDRTGFAVPVPNGWTVSREGPRVKFNDPDSRRFLMIDQTNDPRPDPVADWTEQERYRRGDYTNYQRVTIRSVDYWLKAADWEWLHDEGGVRMHVRNRGFVTSSKKAYAIRWDTEAADWDRELATFKIIADGFRPAKS, from the coding sequence GTGTCTAGTGCGCCTCCACAACTCATCGCTGACCGGTACCGACTTGTCGAGCCGCTCGGCCAGGGCGGGATGGGTCGGGTCTGGAAGGCGCGTGACGAGGTGCTGCACCGCGACGTCGCGATCAAGGAGTTGGTTCCGCCGCCGGGGCTGACCGAGGACGAGCGTCGGGAGATGCGCGAACGCTCGCTCCGCGAGGCACGGGCGATCGCCCGACTCAACCACGCGAACGTGGTCCGGGTCTTCGACGTACTGCGTACTGACGGTGATCCGTGGATCGTCATGGAGTACATCCCGTCGCGGTCGTTGCAGGACGTACTCGCCAGTGACGGGCCGGTGTCGCCGACCCGGGCCGCCGAGATCGGGCTCGGGGTGCTCGGCGCGCTGAAGTCCGCGCACCGGGCCGGGGTGATGCACCGGGACGTGAAGCCCGGCAACGTGCTACTCGGCGACGACGGCCGAGTGGTACTGACCGACTTCGGCCTCGCCACCGTGCCGGGTGACCCGAACGTGACCCGTACCGGACTGGTACTGGGGTCGCCCGCGTACATCGCGCCGGAGCGGGCGAAGGACGGCACGGCCGGGCCGGAGGGTGACCTCTGGTCGCTGGGCGCGACGCTCTACGCCGCCGTCGAGGGGCAGTCGCCGTTCGCCCGGCCCTCCGCGATCGCGACGTTGGCAGCGCTGGCCACCGAACCGCCGCCGGTGTCGCGCCGCGCCGGCCCGCTCAAGGCCGTGCTCGCGGGGCTGTTGCGCAAGGATCCGACGACGCGGATCAACGCCGAGGTGGCGGAGCGGTTGCTCCGTCGCGCGTCAGGCCGGCGCAGGAACCCGGGGCTGTCACTGCTTGACGGGGTACGCCGACCGGGGCCGCACGGCCCGCGCGAACCGGGCGAGCCGCGTACCCGGATCGTGCCGTTGCCGTCGCCCCGGCAGGCCCCCGCCGCGCCACCGACCGCACCGCCCCCTGCCCCGGCGACGCCGCCGGCCGCCGAGACGACCAAGTTGCCGGCGTCTCCACCGGCTGCCGAGACGACCAAGCTCCCGGCCGCCCCGCCGGCTGCCGAGACGACGAAGCTGCCCGCCCCGCCGGCCGAGAAGGAGCCGGCGGCGGAGGCACCCGCAGCGGAGGTGTCGGAGGAACCCGCCAGCTCGGACAGCGCCCGCCCGCCCGCCGAGCCGACCGTCGTCGTGGTGCCCGGACAGTCGGCCGACGAGGTCGAGGCGAAGTCGGAGCCAGCGCCAACTGCGGTCCAGCCGAAGGCGGAAACCTCGTCCTCAGAGCAGTCGCCGGCAGACCACCAGGCAGACCAGGCAGCTCGGCAGGCAGACCAGGCGGCGCAGCCGGAGAACCTGGTGGCGCAGCCGGCGGGCCGGGCGGCGGTCCCGACGAGCCGCGACGAAGAGTACGGCGACCGGCGTGGCCCGCTGGCCGCCGTCGCGGCCGGCAACCGCCGGATGTGGCTGCTCGGCGGGCTGGTCGTACTCCTCCTGCTCGCCCTCGTCGTGATCGTGCCGCTGACCCGCGACGGCGAGTCGGGCAGCGAGGACCGGAACCCGAGTTCCGGTTCCGCACCGACGAGCCAACCGCCGGGTACGCCGTCCGCCGATCCCACCAGCGCACCCCCGGAGCCCACACCGGCGGCGACCACCGCTCAGCCGGCCCAGCCGCCGGTGACGCCGACGGGTCAGGCCGCTCCGCAGCTACCGGCGGGTTGGAAGCTGCACCAGGACCGAACCGGGTTCGCCGTGCCGGTGCCGAACGGGTGGACGGTCAGCAGGGAGGGGCCGCGGGTCAAGTTCAACGATCCCGACAGCCGCCGCTTCCTGATGATCGACCAGACGAACGATCCTCGGCCGGATCCCGTCGCGGACTGGACGGAGCAGGAGCGGTATCGACGGGGCGACTACACGAATTACCAGCGGGTGACGATCCGGTCGGTCGACTACTGGCTGAAGGCCGCCGACTGGGAGTGGCTGCACGACGAGGGCGGAGTGCGGATGCACGTCCGTAACCGGGGCTTCGTCACCAGCAGCAAGAAGGCGTACGCGATCCGCTGGGACACCGAGGCGGCCGACTGGGACCGTGAACTCGCCACCTTCAAGATCATCGCGGACGGGTTCCGACCCGCGAAGAGTTGA
- a CDS encoding winged helix-turn-helix domain-containing protein, whose product MTTSKTQKIIDDITRKIAAGELKPGDQIPSAADLRAEYGVSITVVRGAINWLKATGAVKGVPGVGVFVAEGKE is encoded by the coding sequence GTGACAACATCAAAGACCCAGAAGATCATTGATGACATCACCCGCAAGATCGCGGCGGGTGAACTGAAGCCTGGCGACCAAATCCCCAGCGCGGCCGACCTGCGTGCCGAATACGGCGTCTCCATCACGGTGGTTCGGGGCGCCATCAACTGGCTCAAGGCAACCGGCGCGGTCAAGGGCGTGCCGGGTGTCGGAGTCTTCGTGGCCGAGGGCAAGGAATAG
- a CDS encoding M50 family metallopeptidase: MSVDGLTDLWDKLFGAQPDPPPLLVLITGLVALTVVLTRLPWRIGRNAITIAHEGGHALAAVLTGRRLQGIRLHSDTSGLTLSAGRPTGPGMVFTLLAGYLAPSLIGLAGAWVLGGNRITLLLWVAVALLLAMLVMIRNVFGIISIVVTTGVVLGVSWMASPEVQAAFAYTGVWFLLLGGVRPVGELQTLRRRGQLPQSDADQLAWLTRVPGLVWVGVFGAVNLIALLAGAALLTGPILNSTGLPG; this comes from the coding sequence ATGTCAGTGGACGGCTTGACAGACCTCTGGGACAAGCTCTTCGGGGCGCAGCCCGACCCACCCCCGCTGCTGGTCCTGATCACCGGGCTGGTGGCCCTCACCGTGGTGCTCACTCGGCTGCCCTGGCGGATCGGCCGCAACGCCATCACGATCGCGCACGAGGGTGGGCACGCGCTCGCGGCCGTACTCACCGGACGTCGTCTCCAGGGCATCCGGCTGCACTCGGACACCTCCGGGCTGACCCTGTCGGCGGGCCGGCCGACCGGTCCCGGGATGGTATTCACCCTGCTCGCCGGCTATCTGGCACCGTCGCTGATCGGGCTGGCCGGTGCCTGGGTACTCGGCGGAAACCGGATCACTCTGCTGCTCTGGGTCGCGGTCGCACTGCTGCTCGCCATGCTGGTGATGATCCGCAACGTCTTCGGCATCATCTCCATCGTGGTCACCACCGGGGTCGTACTCGGGGTCTCCTGGATGGCGTCGCCGGAGGTACAGGCGGCATTCGCGTACACCGGGGTCTGGTTCCTGTTGCTCGGCGGCGTACGGCCGGTGGGTGAACTCCAGACGCTGCGGCGGCGCGGTCAACTGCCGCAGTCGGACGCCGACCAGCTCGCCTGGCTGACCCGGGTACCGGGCCTGGTCTGGGTCGGGGTCTTCGGCGCGGTCAACCTGATCGCCCTGCTGGCCGGAGCCGCCCTGCTCACCGGCCCGATACTGAACTCCACCGGCCTGCCCGGCTGA